The Girardinichthys multiradiatus isolate DD_20200921_A chromosome 23, DD_fGirMul_XY1, whole genome shotgun sequence DNA segment AGGTCTATCAGTCTGTTTGTAGCTGAAATACATTGCCTATGTATTATTTTCATTGCTTCGAATGAAtgttcattaaaaatgtttagttgtaAATGCAGCAGTCAATAAGTTGTTTGGAAGATTTCTCTGTGTAGAGGAAGAGCTGTGCAGAGTGAAGCAATGAAAGGACTCACACACTTTACTTcatagtgtttttccactgcaCAGTACAGCAACTCAGAGCTGTTTTCTCTACTGATGTGTTTGCCTCTGGACTGTGATCCCTTTGGCTCATTTTAACTAACTATGTTTGTTTACACTGCTCCTTCCTGAAACAGTTGAAGCTGATCCAGATTTCAGGCAGGACAAAAGGTGGTTTTGATCAGCAAAAAGTTGCACAcagtttcaatattttaagtCTGGGTACATAGAAAACAACTAGCAGAGAAAACAACTCTTCATGTTTGGCTTAGAGACTTTTTAGGGATAATGAGGCAAGTTTCCTTTGCATcatcttattttttttgttctctgcACCCTGTAACTACAAATGTTTAACACACCTAATACTGAAATACCAACCTTTTAAAATACTTGTTACAATGTTTATGAAGTACATATTGAGGTCTCTCTGTGTGTCTATCCTTAGGTTTCATCCTCCCACTGTGGTTGGTCCTATGGGAAGTGCAGCAGCCTGTGCTCGCATCTTGTCTCTGGATCCCTCTCAGTGCAGTCATGCCTTGGCTATAGCTGCTTCCCTGGCTGGAGCTCCGATGGCTAACGCTGCCACTCAATGCAAGCCCCTTCACATCGGCAACGCCTCACGTCTGGGGCTTGAAGCCGCCCTTCTGGCCTCCAGAGGCCTAGAGGCCAGTCATCTGGTCTTGGATGCTGTTGCAGGAGTGGCTGGCTTTAATGCTTTTTATGAAGATTATGTGCCACAGCCTTTAGATTCACCCCATGATGGCCATGCATTCCTGTTAGAGGAGCAGGACATGGGCTTCAAGCGCTTCCCTGCCCATCTGGGGATGCACTGGGTGGCAGATGCTGCAGCTTCTGTCCATAAGCTTCTTGTGGGAGTTGGTCCTGGAAAGGTCTTCACAGATCAAGTCCAGGACATCTTGCTCAGAGTCCCCCTATCTAAATACATCAACAGGCCTTTTCCTGAGTCAGAGCATGAGGCTCGTCATTCCTTCCAGTTTAACGCCTGCAGCGCTCTCCTGGATGGTGAGGTGACCGTGCAGTCCTTCACCCCAGCTGCCATGAGCCGCCCTGAGCTGCATGCTCTGCTGAGCAGAGTTCGGCTAGAGCATCCCCATGACAACCCTGCTAACTTCAACCTGATGTACGGAGAGGTCCAGGTCACACTTGTAGGAGGAGACATCCTGAGAGGACGCTGCGATACCTTCTATGGTCACTGGCGCAACCCACTGACCATCGA contains these protein-coding regions:
- the LOC124860907 gene encoding cis-aconitate decarboxylase-like, producing the protein MFKLQKTLRAIQTARRIHNSAVEVVLRRPAPEETVTASFGKFVSGVKSEHLSSVVLHRSKRMVLDSIGVGLIGSTTEVFEMVLQHCKHMYGPDHVSSVYGRRGVKLSPTLAAFVNGVATHSMDFDDTWHPATHPSGAVLPAVLALSDMMPASRKPSGLDFLLAFNVGIEIQGRLMRFSNEAHNIPKRFHPPTVVGPMGSAAACARILSLDPSQCSHALAIAASLAGAPMANAATQCKPLHIGNASRLGLEAALLASRGLEASHLVLDAVAGVAGFNAFYEDYVPQPLDSPHDGHAFLLEEQDMGFKRFPAHLGMHWVADAAASVHKLLVGVGPGKVFTDQVQDILLRVPLSKYINRPFPESEHEARHSFQFNACSALLDGEVTVQSFTPAAMSRPELHALLSRVRLEHPHDNPANFNLMYGEVQVTLVGGDILRGRCDTFYGHWRNPLTIESLRKKFRSNAEVVLPSEKVERLVEVVDKLDRLEDCKDLLSQLQ